A stretch of Planctomycetia bacterium DNA encodes these proteins:
- a CDS encoding transposase, whose protein sequence is MRFYQTEHPFYCGVDLHARKMYVTVVDQAGTTREQRNLDAGPEPFLALIRPYRERLVVGCECMFAWYWLADLCRAEAIDFVLGHALYTKANHGGKTKNDRIDSEKIARLLRGGMFPQAYVYPAEMRATRDLLRRRSQLVPSALGFQWRIAKAYERSSDQNRSSLSVSTVSTVTVARCLGSMS, encoded by the coding sequence ATGAGATTTTATCAGACCGAGCACCCATTCTATTGCGGCGTCGATTTGCACGCCAGAAAGATGTACGTCACCGTCGTCGATCAAGCGGGGACGACGCGGGAGCAGCGGAATTTGGACGCCGGGCCGGAACCGTTCTTGGCGCTGATCCGACCGTATCGCGAACGGCTCGTCGTCGGCTGCGAATGCATGTTCGCCTGGTACTGGCTGGCCGATCTCTGCCGCGCCGAAGCGATCGACTTCGTGCTCGGTCACGCTCTGTACACGAAGGCGAACCACGGCGGCAAGACGAAGAACGACCGGATCGACTCGGAGAAGATCGCGCGGCTCTTGCGGGGCGGCATGTTCCCGCAGGCCTACGTTTATCCGGCCGAGATGCGGGCGACCCGCGATCTGCTGCGGCGCCGCTCGCAACTGGTACCGAGTGCCCTAGGATTTCAATGGAGAATCGCCAAGGCTTACGAACGCTCAAGCGATCAGAACCGGTCGAGCCTGAGCGTTTCCACGGTCTCGACGGTTACGGTGGCCCGATGCTTGGGAAGTATGTCTTGA